The Polynucleobacter necessarius genome window below encodes:
- a CDS encoding Ppx/GppA phosphatase family protein yields the protein MLVAQAVNTPSGTQLRPIDTLRETVRLAAGLTENKLLGNDAYQRGLVAIRRFGERIREFDPANVRAVATNTLRVAKNASQFVKDAEEALGFPIEVIAGVEEARLIYIGAAHEVPAVHGNRLVIDIGGGSTEFIIGKGYEPKLMESLYIGCVSHSLRFFPKGNIDAHAFKDAELAARREIQVISGGYLKSGWNQVIGSSGTARALAELIGNNHFNNHGDSLTMGRVHGGSGLITHEGLKNLKKHLLKHEHVNQVDLIGLKDDRRSVWPGGLAIMLAAFDELGIEAMEVTDAALRSGVLYDLLGRSQHHDMRYVTVGQFMQRYSVDRDQASRVGQLATNFLQQLPKPEGESRADNVALLQWAANLHEIGLSISHNGYHKHSAYIAGNADMPGFSKNDQARLAALLIGHTGKLGKLTNNPNFQDWRMLFCLRLAQVLCCGRNDTSFPKVKVSEHDGSYLVSLPRKWVAEHPLTEFSLLKEAAEWDRVGRTYQVSFK from the coding sequence ATGCTTGTAGCTCAGGCTGTTAATACACCTTCTGGAACCCAACTCCGCCCGATTGATACCTTGCGTGAGACTGTACGTCTAGCGGCTGGCTTAACCGAGAATAAGCTTCTGGGGAATGATGCCTATCAGCGAGGGCTTGTCGCTATAAGACGTTTTGGTGAGCGTATTCGTGAGTTTGATCCTGCTAATGTTAGGGCCGTTGCCACCAATACCTTGCGTGTCGCAAAAAATGCCTCGCAATTTGTGAAAGATGCAGAAGAGGCTCTGGGTTTTCCAATCGAGGTTATTGCAGGTGTAGAGGAGGCGCGCCTCATTTATATTGGGGCGGCGCATGAAGTGCCGGCTGTGCACGGTAATCGATTAGTGATTGATATCGGCGGGGGATCAACCGAGTTCATTATTGGCAAAGGGTATGAGCCAAAGCTGATGGAAAGTCTCTACATTGGCTGTGTATCCCATAGTCTACGTTTTTTTCCTAAAGGCAATATTGATGCCCATGCTTTCAAAGACGCCGAGTTAGCAGCGCGCCGTGAAATCCAGGTGATTTCAGGGGGCTATTTGAAAAGTGGCTGGAATCAAGTCATTGGTTCATCTGGAACCGCTAGAGCATTAGCGGAATTAATTGGAAACAACCATTTCAACAATCACGGTGATAGCTTGACCATGGGCCGCGTGCATGGCGGAAGTGGCTTGATTACGCATGAGGGTTTAAAAAACCTCAAAAAACATCTTCTCAAGCATGAGCATGTCAACCAAGTTGATCTAATCGGCTTAAAGGATGATCGTCGCTCAGTATGGCCAGGTGGTTTAGCGATTATGCTCGCTGCATTCGATGAGCTGGGTATCGAAGCGATGGAAGTGACTGATGCTGCTTTGCGGAGCGGTGTTCTCTATGACTTACTAGGACGTTCACAGCACCATGACATGCGCTACGTGACTGTAGGGCAATTCATGCAGCGCTATTCTGTCGATCGAGATCAGGCTAGTCGAGTTGGACAATTGGCTACCAATTTTTTGCAGCAACTACCTAAGCCGGAAGGTGAGAGCAGGGCGGATAATGTCGCGCTACTGCAATGGGCTGCCAATTTACATGAGATCGGCTTGTCGATATCGCATAACGGTTATCACAAACACTCTGCTTACATTGCAGGTAATGCGGATATGCCAGGCTTCTCTAAGAATGACCAAGCAAGGCTTGCAGCGCTGTTAATTGGGCATACCGGTAAGCTGGGTAAGTTAACAAATAATCCTAACTTCCAAGACTGGCGCATGCTGTTTTGCTTGCGTTTAGCGCAGGTGCTATGTTGTGGACGAAATGATACCAGCTTTCCTAAGGTTAAGGTCTCGGAGCACGATGGATCCTATCTCGTGAGTCTTCCCAGGAAGTGGGTTGCAGAACACCCGCTAACCGAATTTAGCCTGCTTAAGGAAGCTGCCGAATGGGATAGAGTGGGTCGAACTTATCAAGTGAGTTTTAAGTAG
- a CDS encoding GDCCVxC domain-containing (seleno)protein yields MPCYGVYSSGALYIPPHLYRCRSCSAILKPKSGDCCILCSFGNRDCSSSEQNLAA; encoded by the coding sequence TTGCCATGCTACGGAGTCTATTCAAGTGGAGCGCTGTACATCCCTCCTCATCTATACCGTTGCCGTTCTTGTAGTGCGATTCTGAAGCCCAAGTCAGGTGATTGCTGTATTTTGTGTAGTTTTGGAAATCGTGATTGTTCAAGCTCTGAGCAAAATTTAGCCGCCTAG
- a CDS encoding MgtC/SapB family protein, with product MGATIFVDAANRLTGHEGAVHVMAYVVSGVEFLGAGVMMREEGNVRGINTAATLWTSGAVAGADLILEAALATIFMIAANS from the coding sequence TTGGGTGCGACAATATTTGTAGATGCTGCAAATCGCCTCACTGGCCATGAGGGTGCAGTACATGTCATGGCTTATGTAGTGTCCGGGGTTGAATTTTTGGGCGCTGGTGTGATGATGCGAGAGGAGGGCAATGTCAGAGGTATTAATACCGCTGCAACCCTGTGGACATCTGGTGCAGTTGCAGGCGCTGATTTAATTCTAGAAGCAGCGCTTGCGACGATCTTTATGATTGCGGCCAATAGTTAG
- a CDS encoding alkaline phosphatase, whose amino-acid sequence MDGSLDRLYLKKNTVEQYPNQPDLTEMTQSALDMLSRNPYGFFLMVEAALIDKFNPSLDWERAAFDTIMLSNAVQIAKDFAKKHPDTLIIVTPDHTHSGSIGGVVHQDPCVKKGASTLQRVTQIIPKGS is encoded by the coding sequence ATGGATGGATCATTGGATCGTCTTTATCTAAAAAAGAATACGGTAGAGCAGTATCCCAATCAACCTGACCTTACCGAGATGACGCAATCTGCCCTAGATATGCTTTCCAGAAATCCCTATGGATTTTTCTTGATGGTAGAGGCAGCGTTAATTGATAAATTTAATCCTTCACTAGATTGGGAGCGTGCTGCGTTTGACACCATTATGTTGAGTAATGCAGTGCAAATCGCAAAAGACTTTGCCAAAAAACATCCGGATACTCTAATCATCGTTACGCCAGACCACACCCATAGTGGCTCGATTGGTGGGGTGGTTCACCAGGACCCTTGTGTGAAAAAGGGGGCGTCTACGCTGCAGCGGGTTACCCAAATTATCCCAAAAGGCAGCTAA